A stretch of Alphaproteobacteria bacterium DNA encodes these proteins:
- a CDS encoding SEL1-like repeat protein yields the protein MTLATQAIDSQSPLPEQQLKFYLYDIERGNPFVINRVTMSTLEVSPQSLQAQTESIFDKFVVYLKPAERDALPQQLKDQGWKDCLDAYSLLVSADDLIDADEHQKLAHETNIPKALALLKDLCESPHVGQALCAIIHYTLGRFEFLNNDPEAAIKHLKLAAKGDFTKAIAELALYYDTGTLVKQNYPKALTYYKIAAKRNHAAAQNNLGYLYEHGLGIPQNLAKAFKYYQLAVQNGDLEALHNLNYWYQEGIFVEKNLRVAFDYAKRAADKGSSRALTTVGYHYIRGVEVEKNPQEAVRCYEAAAKLGHPNAHYNLGSLYHEGVHLPKDLQRALMHFEQYVPNFPDDQSAFSFVQFLGSVDI from the coding sequence ATGACATTAGCGACACAAGCAATCGATTCTCAATCACCCTTACCAGAACAGCAGCTTAAATTCTATCTTTATGATATCGAACGAGGCAATCCATTTGTGATCAATAGAGTAACGATGAGCACTCTTGAGGTCTCTCCTCAATCTCTTCAAGCCCAAACCGAGTCAATTTTTGACAAATTCGTTGTCTATCTGAAACCCGCAGAGCGCGATGCTTTGCCTCAGCAGCTCAAAGATCAGGGATGGAAAGACTGTCTCGATGCCTATTCTCTTTTGGTATCTGCGGATGATTTAATCGACGCTGATGAGCATCAAAAATTAGCCCATGAAACCAATATCCCAAAGGCACTAGCGCTTTTGAAAGATCTCTGTGAATCCCCTCATGTTGGCCAGGCTCTCTGCGCCATTATTCACTACACACTCGGTCGGTTTGAATTTCTCAACAATGATCCAGAAGCAGCTATCAAACATCTTAAACTAGCCGCAAAAGGCGATTTCACAAAAGCAATTGCTGAATTAGCTCTATATTATGACACCGGCACTTTAGTAAAACAAAACTACCCAAAAGCACTCACATATTACAAAATAGCCGCAAAACGAAACCACGCTGCTGCACAAAACAATCTGGGTTATTTATATGAGCATGGTTTAGGTATCCCTCAAAACTTAGCAAAGGCTTTTAAATATTATCAGCTTGCTGTGCAAAATGGAGACCTAGAGGCTCTCCATAATCTGAATTACTGGTATCAAGAAGGCATATTCGTTGAAAAGAATCTAAGAGTAGCTTTTGATTACGCAAAGAGAGCTGCTGATAAAGGATCCTCACGCGCACTGACAACAGTGGGTTATCATTATATCAGAGGCGTCGAAGTTGAAAAAAACCCTCAAGAAGCTGTTCGATGTTATGAAGCTGCCGCAAAATTAGGTCACCCTAATGCTCATTATAATCTAGGGAGCCTCTATCATGAAGGTGTTCATCTGCCAAAAGACTTACAAAGAGCGCTTATGCACTTTGAGCAATATGTTCCCAATTTTCCAGATGATCAAAGTGCATTTTCATTCGTCCAATTTCTAGGTAGTGTCGACATTTAA